Below is a genomic region from Miniphocaeibacter halophilus.
GCACCTATATCTGCAGAAAAGCCCTCATATTTTTCTAATTTTACCATGTCCATACCTACTGATTTAATAATTTTATACCCACCTATTGAAGTACCTATTCCCATAACTGCTGAACATAAAATCATTAACCAAACAGGTATAATAAATTCAGTTTGAATAGAACCCCTAGATAAAAACATACCTAACATAAAAACACCCATAAATTTTTGACCATCTTGAGCTCCATGCATAAAGGCCATAGCAGCTCCACCTACTATTTGACTTCCTTGGAAAAATCCTTGGGTTTTTCTTCTATCTATGTTTTTAAATAAAAACTTGACTATACTAACTAAAATATATCCGAAAATAAATCCTAATACAGTAGATAAAAATAACCCATAAATTACTTTTATCCATTCACGCCCATTAATTCCACTTAAACTATTATGAAGTGCAATAGCAGCTCCAGATAAACCAGCTATTAATGCATGAGATTCACTAGTTGGTATACCAAAATACCAAGCAGCTGTAGCCCATATTACTATTGCAAATAAAGCAGCACATAATGCAACTAAAGCTTCATGAGAATTACCACTAAAGTCAACCATATTATATATAGTTTCAGCTACATTCGCATTTATCATAGTCATAATTAAAACACCTAAAAAATTGAAAATAGCTGCCATCAAAATTGCAGGTTTTGCCCTCATAGCTCTTGTAGAAACTGTTGTAGCAATAGCATTAGGTGCATCTGTCCATCCATTAACAAAAATTACTGCTAAAGTAAGAATAACAGTAATAAGTAATGCATAGTTAGAAAAAACTTGACTTATAAATTCTGAAAATGAAATTGTCATAATTACTCCTTTAAATTTACTTACCCATTGATTTTAACTTAAATAGAAGTTTATGTAAACAATTTTACTTTTAATTCCTATAATCTTTTATAGATTAATTCTTATCTTCTTCCTTAATAATTAAAATAATGGATAAAATATTCTTTTATTAATGTTTATAGTTTATATAAATAATTCTATCATATATGGAATAAATAAGTTATATTTATATTAAACTATAGCAATACATGAAAAATTTGAAGTAAAATACAAATGAAATTTAGACTAATAAATAATTAATTTAAATAGAGTTAAAAGCACAAAAATATAATCCAATAATATACTCCACTACTTTAGTATGCCTTTATATCAAAAAATTCCCCATACGATTAAATCGTACAGGGAATATTGTTGGGCAAATACCTACTCTCCCATGACGTTTCCATCATAGTACCATCGGCGCTAAAAGGCTTAACTTCTGTGTTCGAGATGGGTACAGGTGTATCCCTTCCGCTATCTTCACCCTATATTAACTTTTTCTATTGTAACATTGTTTCTACTAACTGTCTATAGACTTCTATTAGGTCATGAGTCGTACTTCAATTTGTTTCACAAACTGGGTTACGGCTTCAAAAAATAGTAATAAATATTCCTGGTCAAGCTTTCGATATATTAGTATCAGTTAGCTAAAAACATTACTGCTCTTACACCTCTGACCTATCAACCATATTTTCTTCATGGTATCTCTCTTCATCTCTGAAAAAGAAATCTCATCTTGAGGGGGGCTTCGTGCTTAGATGCCTTCAGCACTTATCCCGACCAGACTTAGCTACTCAGCTGTGCTCCTGGCGGAACAACTGATACACCAGCGGTCTGTCCATCCCGGTCCTCTCGTACTAGGGACAGCTCCTCTCAAATTTCTTACGCCCACGGCGGATAGGGACCGAACTGTCTCACGACGTTCTGAACCCAGCTCGCGTGCCTCTTTAATGGGCGAACAGCCCAACCCTTGGGACCTTCTCCAGCCCCAGGATGAGACGAGCCGACATCGAGGTGCCAAACCTCCCCGTCGATGTGAACTCTTGGGGGAGATAAGCCTGTTATCCCCGGGGTAGCTTTTATCCGTTGAGCGATGGCCCTTCCACTCGGTACCACCGGATCACTAAGTCCTAGTTTCCTATCTGCTCCACTTGTTGGTGTCACAGTTAAGCTCCCTTTTGCCTTTGCACTCTGTGAATGATTTCCAACCATTCTGAGGGAACCTTTGAACGCCTCCGTTACTCTTTAGGAGGCGACCGCCCCAGTCAAACTGCCCAACTGACAGTGTCCCTGTACCTGTTTCAAGGTACCAGGTTAGAACTTTAGCATTAAAAGGGTGGTATCCCACTTGAGACTCCACTAAGACTGGCGCCCTAGTTTCTTAGTCTCCCACCTATTCTGTACATTTAATACCAAAATCCAATGTCAGCCTGCAGTAAAGCTCCACGGGGTCTTTCCGTCCTGCCGTGGGTAACTCGCATCTTCACGAGTACTACAATTTCACCGGATCCTTTGTTGAGACAGTGCCCAAATCGTTACACCTTTCGTGCGGGTCGGAACTTACCCGACAAGGAATTTCGCTACCTTAGGACCGTTATAGTTACGGCCGCCGTTTACTGGGGCTTAAGTTCTATGCTTTGGGTTACCCCTAACATTTCCCCTTAACCTTCCAGCACCGGGCAGGTGTCAGCACCTATACTTCATCTTTCGATTTAGCAGATACTTGTGTTTTTGGTAAACAGTCGC
It encodes:
- a CDS encoding inorganic phosphate transporter; this translates as MTISFSEFISQVFSNYALLITVILTLAVIFVNGWTDAPNAIATTVSTRAMRAKPAILMAAIFNFLGVLIMTMINANVAETIYNMVDFSGNSHEALVALCAALFAIVIWATAAWYFGIPTSESHALIAGLSGAAIALHNSLSGINGREWIKVIYGLFLSTVLGFIFGYILVSIVKFLFKNIDRRKTQGFFQGSQIVGGAAMAFMHGAQDGQKFMGVFMLGMFLSRGSIQTEFIIPVWLMILCSAVMGIGTSIGGYKIIKSVGMDMVKLEKYEGFSADIGAALCLLLSSIGGIPVSTTHVKTTAIMGVGASKRLSNVNWSVVKEMVLTWVLTFPGCGIIGFVMAKIFMILF